The following DNA comes from Dermacentor andersoni chromosome 2, qqDerAnde1_hic_scaffold, whole genome shotgun sequence.
ataggccttcgtgctgcctttcgaaTCAAAGCAAACTAAGCAGCGAAAGCAGAGTGCACGGCGGACTCTGTCGCCGTCACATATGGCTTTCAAGTTACACCCACCTAggtgggcgcgcgcggccgccctcgcacatgcagcatacgggcccgattttatcgcccttggacgcgatacgaaacctcacggcgatgtCGACATCGACGGCAGAAATCCCCCTGGAGTATCTATACAATTCGAGTTTAAATAATGAACATACTCAGTTTCTGCAGGGTTCACACCGTGGCCCGTTGGGCGGAAGTCAGCTATGTTGCAACTTCACAGCGGAaagaaatctcagtgcccttccactctgtgacaaagcatgactagcgaagctgtgtgCGTGGGCCCCTTAATTTCGAAGtgcacctccgcggcgggtcggcccggcattgtactatcttcggaatcggcccacgtatggagagtgcttaacgcctgcttcaccaccgtcGCGGGTCGCGCCGgtattccactatcttcgggatcagaccacctatggcgagtgcttaacgcctgcttcacctccgccaggcgtcggcccggcattgcactatcttcgggatccgccgaCGTAcagggtgtgcttaacgcctgcttcacctccgccgagggtcgggcCGGTGTTGCAccatctgcgggatcggcccacgcatggggagtgcttaacgcctgcttcacctccgccgcagggcGACCCTGCAGTGCACTGTCTTCGGTATCGTCCTACGTATGCCTCATAAACGCGTCCATGCGCGTGaggagactcgcgatgtgacatgcgcgctgcGTAGCGTCGATACAGGCACGTTTTGCATTGCAGGTGCATATTATAACAGGTAGCACGCCGCGTAGCAGATGCGCAAGTAACGATACAAGTTGCTAGAGAAGGTCTGAGGAATAAAAGAaatttaaggagatgtatacaaaaataccAGAAAAAGTGTGCATTGTGTACTTGAATAAATCAAGCTGGATAGCTGACTGTGTCCCCGCtgcgtttcaaaggagatgccaatattCGTCATCCTCCTCACTGGCATCGTGTCGTGTCACCTGCGTTGTGAGATGAGCaccgcgtagcgtctatacgtgcgACTTTTGGATTGCAGTTGCGTATTATTGCACCGGGTCGCTCGtcgtgtagcagttgcataggttgCTCTACAACCTAGATATGTCTTGCGGAAGAAAAACACGATGAAGGAGATGCATACCAAAATTCTAGAGTGAAAACCATGTTTATAATGCCATATTAAATCATTCAGGCTCGGTGTTTGTTTGTCAccatcccgtttcaaagggaatgcgaTAAAATCATAATCATTAGCATCGCATCGTGCAGTTTGTTATGCGATGTGACATCCGTGCCGCGTAGCGTCCATACGAGCCGgatttgcattgcagttggtttATCTTCCACGAGGTGTCCGCACATGTAGCAGTTTCTTGCTGCATATAGCTGGACATGGTTAACCCAAGCAGTCTAGGAGACTATGTGTCAACACTTCGTTTCGGAGGGAATGGCAAtcaaccatcatcatcaacaacaacagtaTCGTATCATGACACGTGTCAAAGAATATGAAATATGTGCCGCGTAGTCTGGATACTTGTATTTACTCTTCGGTACAAGTTGTGGCGCCTCTTCGCAAGGTGTAAACCGCTGCTGAGGAAGCGAATCGTACAGCTACTCGCACGGcggcaaccaggcaacgtcgggctcagcaaaCTGCTGTGCAGAGCGCAGCCAAAGCAGCATCTCAGCGTCAACGCAGGGCGGgtagttcagatcgttctcgtgaaaacgacccGAACTTCGCCGCGAATACCCTTTAGTGCGTGGTGCCGAATATGGAGCTCATATGGAGCCGCTCATCTAGCTTACGCTGGGACTTTGCTGCGTGTGCCACACAGGCCCGCGACTTCTTTGACATATTGGCAGGGCTATCAAAATCGATTTTACGAAACCGTAATTGGAACAAATGCTGCCTGCTGAACGTCAGTATGCAAAAAATGCATGACTGGGGAAACAAACTCATAACTCAAAGCATTCTGAATTACTGTGACCCATGTGGCAATTACACATGCACGCGTGTTTATTTTCTTCCCCTTACCTCTTGCTCGCAGAAGAAGCGTCATTCACCAAGGCTTGATTTTTTGGTTGTGTGCAGAGGGAGTTGCACATACTTGATAGTTTTCCCAAATTGAACAAGACGTTCACAGAGTCATCTAACAGACCATGACAACAAAGCCTTCTTTATTCAGATTGCACTGGTATAATTAGCACGCCGATAATCTTCACTTGCACGAAACGTTACATCGCAGATTTGTGAGCACAGGTGAGATCCTTCGAGGGCTATACAACCAcacacttattaaacatacacAAGGAGTTCTGACATCGTCACTGGTTAATCAGAAGTGGGACATGTGAGACTGATTATTGCGCGTGCGGTAAGAGGCAACTGCTGTAGCAAAATATTTCCTTAATTTATTTCACGGAAAACACAATTCCTGGACAAATGTTTCACTTCATCGCAGTAAAAGGATATTTATTAGAAAGGTATTCATCACTGTGTTATTCAGAAACAGTTTGTTCACTCCGCAGAGCGGAACTGCACACTCTTCAAATTCTTGTGCATACGTTTTATATTGTCCTGAGAGTTCACCCTTTACAGTCCTTGTCCACCTCTCACTACATGAGTGTACTAGAGTTAACTCTCGTGGAGCTTTCGCAGTGAGATCAGACAGGCACTATCCCTTTCACGTTACTGACATTAAACATCACATGGAGCGTTATCATTTCAAACTCGGTGCACTAAACACTCCATTTCTGATGCTTTCAACAGTATGGAAGGCAACTGAAGTATGCTACCCTCAAGCTCAGTCAAAGCATTCAGCCACATATTGCAAATGTTTTTTTCCTTGTACTAAGCATAGCAAAAGTTGGCTGTTCTTTCGGAACAGGTTGTAAGACAGTGCAAGCCTAATTATATAGCAGCTGTCATGAAGGCTAAATACTCCtaggcaatgaaaaaaaagaacttcaagggTTTTCCCCTCTCAAATAAAAGTTTGCTCCATTTCGTTTTAGTCAGGCGTAAATCAGGTTTGTCTAGAAAGGTCTACAATGGTCTCGGGTAAAGACCACGAAGGTCCAGAATATATGTCACTGAGATGACACAAGTATGCATTATGACAGGTACAGTGTAGTTAACGCACCCCTGTAAAATGATGACGCATGACTGATGGGCAGCTACCGTAGGTGCCCAGCATATATAGGACATCGCTAAATGTAGGAATGCATGTTCACGTTTGTTAACGAGGACTTCTGTGTCATGTACGCTCCAAAAAACAACCTTCAGACCGTGTATCGGTCATTTGGCTTATGCGTATTCTATTGTTCTCATCGGAAgccgaaataaacaaatgaagagGAAGTGAATGTTGTGATGCTCCTTGTAGTGCACAAAACGCGAAAACATGTAAAGAAACGAACAGGCACGAAGGAACCGCTTTTCTGCTTGGTCGTTCGCGTGTTTTCGTCATTTTCACTGCAcgaagtatgaaccaactagcggAGCAACAAGCAGTAATACTTGATGTACGCAGTCTTACCTCAACTATTATCCTAGGAAGGCGCGCGATCTGAAATTTTTATGCAAACTTGTTAGATTTTCTAAATGCAAACCGTTTGATACTGGTGGCGAACCGGTCTCTAAGAACTAGGAATGCATGGCACCTTGAAATTCACATGACAGAGGTTTGCACGAAGATGGAGAGGAAGTAATCAACAGGGGTCGAAAAATGGATGTCTCTGCTGCAAGCGTTTCTAAAGACGAGCTATCTTCATAAGAAAGAAGTAAATGGCGAAGCCAAGAGCTTGTACTAAAGCAGTGTCTGTAGAGACATCCTTTATTCGACCACTGTTGATAAATGACACCTTGAGCAAGACATGTCACTAATACACATTATTCGAATGTGTTATATACACTAAGTATCATTTTCACCATCGGTTATGAAGGTAAGATGAAATCAAGACACCAGCCTCAGTTTTCATTTGCACCCACTAGACGGGGCATTAAACCCTACGATGATAATGAGCACCTGCTGGAAAGGTTCCCACACAATATAGCTTTAGTATGGGTAAAACGTGCGTCCTTGGAAAGCTAGCAGGCGCCAAGTATGTTCTGTTTGCGTATTCCTAGCCTAACGAGCGGAGCTCTGCTGTACTTCTATACCATACGCTACGTTCCCTTTTTTCCAGCTGATACCCGTTTGTCGTTACCGTGATGTATGAACACGTGGTAACCGCGCTTTCGCGCATCAGATAATTGTTGCTTGACAAAATTTCCGCAACTCCTGTAAAATGCGCTATAGCAGTTTTAATGCCAAAGCATTTATGATGCGCTGTCCTGTACCCGGAGTGGGAGTTTTATGCGAACGAATAAAACGAGCAGTAGTGCGCATGCATCAAGCAAATGCGCGAGTTCTAGAAAAATGCGCGAGTTCAAGAAATGTGTGCCATCTTGTATGAAAAATACTCGTCGAGTCACTTTTTCTTCAGTAACAACGGCACTTTCGAAGACGGCGTCACCTATCGACAACGGCAGGCTTCCACCGCCTAATAGTGTTCATGCCATCACCACCAACACGACAAATACCGGGAAGACTGCCAGAGAATAACGCAGATTTTACCGGTGTTGGTAGCGATGGTAACTTCTCACCAATTGCTCTCTTCGGGTGCGGAAGGGCTATGATGCGGTTGTCTCGAGGCCAAAGTTGGCGCTGTGAGGTGACATGATTTAAACGTGCCTGTGCGGCCACCCCGCAAGGCTGGATTTTATCTGTTTTCAGTTTAAGCCATCTACGCCAAACGAGTTAATGAACTCTGACAAACAAACAGCTACAAAAATACTACCATTTGTGAAATGCAAGTGCAAGACGTCTTCAGTGAGAGCTGTGAGAAATGAACCCGAATACTGTGCACTGATTGGTCAAGAGCGTACCTGATTGGCAAAGAGCTGACATACATATAGCTCTCTGGTTGCGAAATTGTGTTTCCTCGTGTAGCACCTGTACGTCGCCAACTTCTCAAGAAAGTTCAATAAGAAAGAAAGCACAGAAGTGAAGTAAGTCAAAATCAAACACGCAATAATGTCATAACTGCCTTTTTTCACCTTCATTCCTCATTTATAGGAAAACTCCACATACGATGATAGGCTCCTCGACAGAAAACGTTTATTTTCCTACGCACTAGTGGAACGAAAAGTAACCACAGCTGACTGGCAATTAAGAATTTATGATTTCCACACGGAATTCAACAGCAGGTATGAACAAAAGCTCCGTAGAAGGCGCATCAGCAAAATCACTGGCCTCAAGTGTATCCTCTACTATCGAGTCTGGTGATCGGGATGTCTTATCGCACTGAACACGGCAACAAATAGCAGTCAATGGAATCACGACGGCGGGGGCCTGCCTTCGCCGCCGCCTCACCGCGGCTACCTCGCCGCCTCCTTGGCTGCGTACTTGGGGGAGTCcgcgtcgtcctcgtcgtccgcGTCGGCGTCGTACCCGTTCACCGCGTCCCGCACCGAGCTCGGCTCTTCCGCGAAGCTCACCGAACCCGACCGGTCGTGCGGAGGAGACTGAGACGAAGTGGACAGCGGAGACGAAGAAGACGGCGCCGAGCGGGGCGAACTGGGCCGCCGTTCGCACACCACGGGCACTTGTAGCAccgtggcggcggcagcggccgcGCCGAAAGTCACGCGACTGCCTCGGCGAGACCCCGCAGTGCCGGCGCTCGCCGACAGGGACTTCTTTCTGCCGAGCGCTCGCTCTCCGGTGATTTCGTCCACGAAGTGGTAGGCCCcggaggaagaggaagacgagGCTCCGGGTCTCGAGCACCGGCGCAACTCGTCGACGTTGTCAGGCGGCCGCCAGCAGGAGGCGTCTCCTGACGAGGAGTCGTGGGAGAAGAAGGACGGCCTCTCGCCTCTCCGACCCAATCCGTCCAGGCGTTCTGTGCGAGTGCTGCAGGGAAAGAGACCACACGCGATTCGGAAGCGTCCTACAGCATGAGGCTTTATCACCCTTCGGTCACAAGTCATGATAGAGTGCGCTTAAGTGTTCCTTCGCTGGAAATCTCTTGAGCACGAATATATGCCGCTTGTGGTGGGTGTTCTTAATTAGAAAATTGTTTGCTTATGGATAATAACATGGAATAATTGATGCACTATATCATAAAAGCTAAATCATTGAACTTTTTGCTACAAGTA
Coding sequences within:
- the LOC126540946 gene encoding uncharacterized protein — encoded protein: MRTALNGTVNEIGGGPYTARTTTATTEMAGMSWTSSTRPTPPRLGNALRPPKPTVSMDARPVLIPILSSVVCFPIVALAVICALRYRAQRLRRKERLRRLRGAGTRTERLDGLGRRGERPSFFSHDSSSGDASCWRPPDNVDELRRCSRPGASSSSSSGAYHFVDEITGERALGRKKSLSASAGTAGSRRGSRVTFGAAAAAATVLQVPVVCERRPSSPRSAPSSSSPLSTSSQSPPHDRSGSVSFAEEPSSVRDAVNGYDADADDEDDADSPKYAAKEAAR